From a region of the Candidatus Brocadia sp. genome:
- a CDS encoding O-antigen ligase family protein, whose amino-acid sequence MENVLINTLKGKTSSVVKCVSVICLSVSLGVAFVRLSLFHFACFLVSLIFPFLFFQPYIFLLLLTGILVLFPNVGFGVREGVTVFNIYGKGSGVLPIPLFSVGLFCLFLSAYIKVTSTRIRSGSKLIFLDWSIILLLFFSVSYILVAFLVNPKGISMDGFRHAVSQRGVMGYVQFGIMYFIVNLIISEKGQLLQLNRLIFTLALGRAAYGIIRFLFFGGDPANFYANYEGRQVKLTFFDIYDSAFFMYIFSFCFINILKLLNQKKHLIFAILLSGINIVFSFRRTVWIGFIFSLLYLSFNLDKGKRIFVYGLLLLIFVISIPIASSRFDSQHSIFSDLSLDYSSSRGMGRFGELFYAIKTIAKSPLYGLGATGRYDAPTVFQWRVSTEIVHSTIVHIALKMGILGLILFFLIVIGVYTLRSWNRESTLHDRDCAVIFYSAYSTLIFLLPDIFFAPSLIELRHSVGLGLFVGLVSVSARFLGQEHKLRVV is encoded by the coding sequence ATGGAAAATGTATTAATAAATACTCTAAAAGGCAAAACATCCTCAGTCGTTAAATGTGTCAGCGTAATTTGCCTATCTGTTTCATTAGGAGTTGCCTTCGTAAGACTCTCATTGTTTCATTTTGCATGCTTTCTTGTTAGCCTCATTTTCCCCTTTTTGTTTTTCCAGCCATATATTTTTTTACTGCTTTTAACTGGTATTCTCGTTCTGTTTCCCAATGTGGGTTTTGGTGTCAGGGAAGGTGTTACTGTTTTTAATATTTATGGCAAAGGCTCTGGAGTCCTTCCAATTCCTCTTTTTAGTGTTGGTCTGTTTTGCCTTTTTTTAAGCGCTTATATTAAAGTTACTTCGACCAGAATAAGATCTGGTTCAAAATTAATATTCCTTGATTGGTCCATAATTCTGCTCTTGTTTTTTTCTGTGAGCTACATTCTTGTTGCCTTTCTTGTTAATCCTAAAGGAATATCGATGGATGGATTCCGGCATGCGGTGTCACAAAGGGGTGTCATGGGATATGTGCAATTCGGCATTATGTATTTCATAGTCAATCTCATCATCTCTGAAAAGGGACAATTACTGCAACTGAACAGGTTGATTTTTACCTTAGCTTTAGGAAGGGCTGCATATGGCATAATACGGTTTCTATTTTTTGGAGGTGACCCGGCTAACTTTTATGCAAATTATGAAGGTAGGCAGGTAAAATTGACTTTTTTTGATATTTACGATTCGGCATTCTTTATGTATATTTTTTCCTTTTGCTTTATCAATATTCTAAAATTATTAAATCAGAAGAAACACTTGATTTTCGCAATTTTACTTTCTGGAATAAATATCGTATTTTCTTTTAGAAGAACTGTATGGATCGGCTTTATTTTCTCCCTCTTATACCTTTCTTTCAATCTCGATAAAGGCAAGAGGATCTTTGTTTATGGTCTATTATTATTAATCTTCGTAATATCTATTCCTATAGCCTCATCGAGATTTGATTCACAGCACAGTATTTTTAGTGACCTAAGCCTTGATTATTCTAGCTCAAGGGGTATGGGAAGATTTGGTGAGCTTTTTTATGCTATCAAAACGATAGCAAAATCTCCTCTCTATGGCCTCGGTGCAACGGGTCGCTACGATGCACCAACAGTGTTTCAGTGGCGCGTATCTACTGAGATAGTGCATAGTACCATTGTACATATTGCCCTTAAGATGGGTATTTTAGGGCTGATTTTATTCTTCCTTATAGTTATTGGTGTGTACACGTTGCGTTCTTGGAATAGAGAAAGTACCTTACACGACCGTGATTGTGCGGTGATTTTTTATTCGGCGTATTCTACCCTGATTTTTTTGTTGCCAGATATTTTCTTTGCTCCGTCTTTAATAGAACTCAGACACAGCGTCGGCCTTGGTCTTTTTGTTGGATTAGTAAGCGTTTCAGCTCGATTTTTAGGTCAAGAACACAAACTACGCGTGGTCTGA
- a CDS encoding glycosyltransferase translates to MKVSIITPTYNRGNLIAHTLESVLNQSYHNIEHIVIDGSSTDNTVDVLERYKKKYHMTYLSRIDKGMYYAINDGISMATGDIIAYLNSDDLYFPWTVQKAVETFQSNRDLDMIYGDSMVWDFITNKIYLNIYAPHRRYWLPMGGVLCQPTVFLRRRVFDRVGYFNTEFKYLADCEFWNRINNHADLLISKVDEVMAIECNHGDTLRETMKNELSKDKNKIAFLYRKKHNNSGLTGWLKLVIYVQREVKIWEFVLRCYLKTNSKRMRWYNFLETYNVRFFFFNYIFCKLFHDRARFSRFSIEEKEKGSAGLCMDKFQNVIRPQPNPP, encoded by the coding sequence ATGAAAGTTTCAATAATAACACCTACCTATAACAGGGGAAATCTTATAGCGCATACCCTCGAGTCTGTATTAAATCAATCTTACCACAATATAGAACATATCGTTATCGACGGTAGTTCAACGGATAATACGGTGGATGTTTTAGAACGATATAAGAAGAAATACCACATGACGTACCTCTCAAGGATTGACAAAGGGATGTATTATGCAATTAACGATGGCATTAGCATGGCAACTGGTGACATTATTGCGTATTTGAATAGTGATGATTTGTATTTCCCATGGACGGTGCAGAAAGCAGTTGAAACTTTTCAAAGCAATAGAGATTTAGATATGATTTACGGGGACTCAATGGTATGGGATTTCATTACCAATAAAATATATTTAAATATTTACGCCCCACACAGACGATATTGGTTACCTATGGGTGGAGTATTGTGTCAGCCAACGGTGTTCTTGCGAAGACGAGTTTTCGACAGGGTTGGATACTTCAATACGGAATTTAAGTACCTGGCAGATTGTGAGTTTTGGAATAGGATTAATAATCATGCTGATCTTCTTATTTCAAAGGTGGACGAGGTGATGGCTATTGAATGTAATCATGGCGATACCCTGAGGGAAACTATGAAAAATGAATTGTCTAAGGATAAAAATAAAATTGCATTCCTATACCGTAAGAAACATAACAACAGCGGTTTAACGGGATGGTTAAAATTAGTAATCTATGTACAAAGAGAGGTTAAAATATGGGAATTTGTTTTGAGATGCTATCTCAAAACAAATAGCAAGCGTATGAGATGGTATAATTTTTTAGAAACATACAATGTTCGCTTCTTCTTTTTCAATTATATTTTCTGTAAGTTATTTCACGACAGGGCAAGATTTTCACGATTTTCAATAGAAGAGAAAGAAAAAGGCTCTGCTGGGTTGTGCATGGATAAATTTCAGAACGTAATAAGGCCACAGCCAAATCCGCCCTAA
- a CDS encoding transposase, which translates to MTLYPHVKEVFEMYPEIQPSVERVLYDSAGDSDEIKKKFRENLGIEVKVSFNPRRKKEITEDLPRGIDKITPYGIPVCKAGYEMEYQGMRYEHEKFIYQAPKDSDNAPVCRACYHREDCCPNATGGRIINISFDLLPHIDPKDPPMAKRYKAIMSRRPAVERMIKRLKCDFGDDRLTKRGNDSFQAYLDKTMIAFHVLLRN; encoded by the coding sequence ATGACCTTATACCCGCACGTGAAGGAAGTCTTTGAGATGTATCCGGAGATTCAACCGTCGGTAGAAAGGGTATTGTATGATAGCGCAGGCGATAGTGATGAAATCAAGAAGAAATTCAGGGAGAATCTGGGTATAGAGGTAAAGGTGTCTTTCAATCCAAGAAGGAAAAAGGAGATCACGGAAGATTTGCCACGAGGAATAGACAAGATTACACCGTATGGTATTCCGGTGTGTAAGGCGGGATACGAGATGGAATATCAGGGGATGAGATACGAACATGAGAAGTTTATCTATCAAGCGCCAAAGGATTCAGACAATGCGCCGGTATGTCGCGCTTGTTATCATCGCGAGGATTGTTGCCCAAACGCTACCGGTGGCAGGATAATCAATATCTCGTTTGATCTCTTGCCACACATAGACCCCAAAGACCCTCCGATGGCGAAGAGGTACAAGGCCATCATGTCCCGTCGTCCTGCGGTGGAAAGGATGATAAAACGGTTGAAGTGTGACTTTGGGGATGATCGGCTCACGAAGCGGGGAAACGATTCGTTCCAGGCATACCTGGATAAAACCATGATTGCGTTTCATGTCTTGTTAAGAAACTAA
- the mqnE gene encoding aminofutalosine synthase MqnE produces MLLRLSPISDILQKAARGKRLSFEDGVRLFMSNDILSIGHTANIVREWKNGNKAYYITNRHINYSNICKNRCKFCAFSREKESPDSYEMALDEILEKALAAAEGGATELHIVGGLHPDLPFDFYVKMIREIHESCPDVHIQAFTAIEIEHLSQVARLSVRQTLMALKEAGLGSLPGGGAEVFSPKIREHLCPEKLSGEGWLQVMRDAHTLGLRSNATMLYGHVETPEDRISHLIKLRELQDETGGFLTFIPLAFHPKNTEMSDSSGTTALLDLKVIAISRLMLDNFDHIKAYWIMLGIKLSQVALGFGVDDIDGTVQEEKITHAAGAETPEALSIREIIKLIEEAGREPVERDTLYNPVKRKQRNFMLQQV; encoded by the coding sequence ATGTTGCTACGATTGTCACCCATATCAGATATCCTCCAAAAGGCAGCAAGGGGTAAGCGCCTCAGTTTTGAGGACGGTGTAAGGCTCTTCATGTCCAACGATATTCTTTCTATCGGTCATACTGCGAATATCGTCCGTGAATGGAAAAACGGCAATAAGGCATATTACATTACCAATCGTCATATCAATTACTCTAATATCTGCAAGAACCGGTGTAAGTTCTGCGCCTTTAGCAGAGAGAAGGAATCTCCAGACTCGTATGAAATGGCTTTGGATGAAATTCTCGAAAAGGCCCTGGCTGCAGCTGAAGGCGGCGCAACGGAACTCCATATCGTAGGCGGATTGCACCCGGATCTTCCCTTTGATTTTTATGTAAAGATGATTCGAGAGATTCACGAAAGCTGTCCTGACGTTCACATCCAGGCATTCACGGCGATAGAAATCGAACATCTGTCTCAGGTTGCAAGACTTTCCGTGCGTCAGACCCTGATGGCACTCAAAGAGGCGGGGCTTGGCTCCCTGCCGGGTGGCGGCGCTGAGGTCTTTTCTCCAAAAATCCGGGAGCATCTTTGTCCGGAAAAACTCAGTGGTGAAGGATGGCTGCAGGTGATGCGTGATGCCCATACTCTGGGATTGAGAAGCAACGCGACGATGCTCTACGGGCATGTCGAAACACCTGAAGACAGGATCAGTCATCTGATAAAACTAAGAGAACTTCAGGACGAGACCGGTGGATTTCTGACTTTTATCCCGCTTGCATTCCATCCAAAAAATACAGAGATGTCAGACAGTTCGGGCACTACCGCTTTGTTAGATTTAAAGGTCATTGCCATCAGCCGGTTGATGCTCGATAATTTTGATCACATCAAGGCATACTGGATTATGCTGGGAATCAAGCTGTCACAGGTCGCTCTCGGCTTCGGCGTGGATGATATTGACGGTACGGTACAAGAGGAAAAAATCACCCATGCCGCAGGGGCAGAAACGCCAGAGGCCTTGTCCATCCGAGAAATCATCAAGCTTATTGAAGAGGCTGGCCGTGAGCCCGTTGAACGTGACACGCTATATAATCCCGTAAAGCGAAAACAACGAAATTTTATGCTCCAACAAGTATGA
- a CDS encoding NAD(P)/FAD-dependent oxidoreductase has translation MNTFPKLFSPFQMGSLSIKNRMVMSPMETHLCDKEGFVTEEIIAYYKERVLGGVGYITLENTAVEPVGRVNDGMLCIHNDAFIPHLRKLTDCIHAAGGKIVIQLSHAGKEALPYFTGLKPVAPSAIPSPLTKEMPRELTTEEIRDLVNTFIQGAVRAINAGFDGIEIHMAHGYLVNQFLSPESNIRTDDYGGDTARRTRFAQKIVEGIRRCAPSEYPVICRISADEYTDTGLKLEESKEIARILERAGASAIHVSACNYASAFFNIPCYYLEEGCFVHLAEGIKAVVTIPVLAVGRILNPAMAEDILQENKADLIVLGRTLIADPHFPNKVKDGRLDDIRTCISCNRCIESISDKRLVCTVNPVIGKEKTYHMIKTTKPKRILVVGGGPAGLSAAQVLSGRGHKVTLWEKGSRLGGSFCYASLAPKKEALGKFLDYLILQVKKTGAAIQLNTEATAESIKQFSPDVVVLAHGARNVLVEISGAQKNDTIDVKHAFITADSLGNNIAIVGGGPEGCELADFLISCGKKITLIEMRRMLGLGLVAHPRYHVCERLKKMGAQLHINTKVVEVGHHFLIINRRREADQKLEGFDTIVIPTLHQPNLALADAIKPFVPEVYTAGDAVEGRTALEAIADGVEIGMKV, from the coding sequence ATGAATACATTTCCGAAACTCTTTAGTCCGTTTCAGATGGGCTCTCTGAGCATAAAGAATCGCATGGTCATGTCTCCTATGGAGACCCATTTATGCGATAAAGAGGGTTTTGTGACCGAGGAGATTATTGCTTACTACAAAGAACGCGTTTTGGGTGGGGTTGGGTATATTACCCTGGAAAATACTGCCGTTGAACCCGTCGGCAGGGTCAATGACGGCATGTTATGTATACACAACGATGCCTTTATTCCCCACTTAAGAAAACTCACGGATTGCATCCATGCCGCAGGTGGAAAGATTGTCATTCAGTTAAGTCATGCGGGGAAAGAGGCCTTGCCGTACTTTACCGGTTTGAAGCCGGTAGCCCCGTCTGCCATTCCGAGTCCCTTGACCAAGGAAATGCCCAGAGAATTAACGACGGAGGAAATCAGAGACCTTGTCAATACATTTATCCAGGGCGCTGTTCGGGCCATAAATGCAGGGTTTGACGGTATTGAAATCCATATGGCGCACGGCTATCTGGTAAATCAATTTCTTTCTCCGGAATCTAATATACGCACAGACGATTACGGAGGAGACACTGCCCGCCGTACACGATTCGCGCAGAAAATTGTTGAAGGTATCCGAAGGTGTGCACCCAGCGAGTACCCCGTTATTTGTCGTATCAGCGCGGATGAATATACGGATACGGGTCTGAAACTGGAGGAAAGCAAAGAGATTGCCAGAATCCTTGAAAGGGCTGGTGCAAGCGCTATTCACGTCTCCGCGTGCAACTATGCATCTGCATTTTTCAACATACCCTGTTATTATTTGGAAGAGGGATGTTTTGTTCACCTTGCAGAGGGCATTAAGGCTGTTGTAACCATACCCGTATTAGCGGTTGGCAGGATTTTAAATCCCGCTATGGCTGAAGACATCTTGCAGGAAAACAAGGCAGACCTCATTGTACTGGGGCGTACCCTTATTGCCGATCCACATTTTCCTAACAAGGTGAAGGACGGCAGGCTGGATGACATTAGAACCTGTATCAGCTGCAACCGGTGTATTGAAAGCATCTCTGATAAAAGGTTGGTATGTACGGTCAATCCCGTTATTGGCAAAGAAAAAACATACCATATGATAAAAACCACTAAACCAAAAAGGATACTCGTTGTCGGGGGTGGGCCTGCAGGCCTATCGGCTGCTCAGGTATTATCAGGCCGGGGGCATAAGGTTACCCTGTGGGAAAAAGGATCACGGCTTGGCGGAAGTTTCTGTTATGCATCATTGGCGCCTAAGAAAGAGGCTTTAGGGAAATTTCTCGATTATTTAATACTCCAGGTTAAAAAAACTGGCGCTGCCATCCAGCTTAACACTGAAGCGACGGCGGAATCAATCAAACAATTTTCTCCTGATGTCGTTGTTCTTGCGCATGGCGCCCGGAATGTGCTGGTTGAGATCAGCGGTGCACAGAAGAACGATACGATCGACGTGAAGCATGCCTTCATAACGGCTGATTCTCTTGGAAACAACATTGCTATCGTTGGAGGGGGTCCTGAGGGTTGTGAACTTGCCGACTTTCTCATCTCCTGCGGAAAGAAGATTACCCTCATAGAAATGAGGCGTATGCTGGGGTTGGGACTCGTTGCTCACCCCCGGTATCACGTGTGCGAACGGCTTAAGAAGATGGGGGCACAATTACACATCAACACAAAAGTTGTTGAGGTCGGGCACCATTTTCTCATTATTAATCGACGACGGGAGGCAGATCAAAAACTCGAGGGATTTGACACCATCGTCATTCCCACTCTCCACCAGCCGAACCTTGCACTTGCTGACGCTATCAAACCCTTTGTTCCTGAGGTTTACACGGCTGGTGACGCTGTGGAAGGCCGTACCGCCCTCGAAGCCATCGCTGATGGGGTAGAGATTGGAATGAAAGTATAG